A genomic segment from Gimesia sp. encodes:
- a CDS encoding DUF1080 domain-containing protein — MKVQLTLSAFCLAILMNITTYAEDKGFKPLFDGKTLDGWVQKGGTAKYEVVDGTIVGTSVPKTPNSFLCTDRNYGDFELEVDFKVDPLLNSGIQIRSNVHDEDRTIVYNGEDGKEKKKNIPAGRVHGYQVEIDPSDRAWSGGIYDEARRGWLNNLADNKAAQKAFKQNEWNHYRIVCKGDSIKTWINGVPAADLKDGLTSEGFIALQVHGVGNHPEKVGKQVSWRNIKIKELK, encoded by the coding sequence ATGAAAGTTCAACTGACACTCTCTGCGTTTTGCCTCGCAATCCTGATGAATATCACCACCTATGCTGAAGACAAGGGCTTCAAACCACTGTTTGATGGTAAAACTCTTGACGGCTGGGTCCAAAAAGGTGGTACGGCCAAATATGAAGTCGTCGATGGCACGATCGTCGGCACTTCGGTCCCCAAAACCCCCAACAGTTTTCTGTGTACCGACAGAAATTATGGAGACTTTGAACTCGAAGTCGATTTCAAAGTTGATCCGCTGTTGAACTCAGGGATCCAGATTCGCAGCAATGTCCATGATGAAGACAGAACTATTGTCTATAACGGAGAGGACGGCAAAGAGAAGAAGAAAAATATTCCCGCCGGTCGTGTGCACGGCTACCAGGTAGAAATCGACCCCTCTGATCGTGCCTGGTCAGGCGGAATTTATGATGAAGCACGTCGTGGCTGGTTGAACAACCTGGCTGATAACAAAGCGGCACAGAAAGCATTCAAACAGAATGAATGGAATCACTACCGTATTGTCTGCAAAGGGGATTCCATCAAGACCTGGATCAACGGCGTCCCTGCTGCAGATCTCAAAGATGGTCTCACTTCTGAAGGCTTTATCGCCCTGCAGGTACATGGTGTTGGTAACCATCCTGAAAAAGTTGGCAAACAGGTCAGCTGGCGAAACATCAAAATCAAAGAACTGAAATAG
- a CDS encoding arylsulfatase, translated as MKPILTLGLLACLLTGNLLANDQKHPNIVVFLADDQGWGDVSHNGNTNLHTPNIDSLVKEGVRFNHFYVGAVCAPTRAAFLTGRYHARTGTTGVSKGEERFNSDEFTVAQAFKAAGYATGAFGKWHNGTQYPNHPNAKGFDEYYGFTSGHWGHYFSPMLDHNGTFVKGEGYITDDLTSKAIAFIDQQVKRDKPFFTYLPYCTPHSPMQVPDEYWDRFSEKKLKMHHRDPEKEQSDHLRAALAMCENVDWNVGRVLKKLNQLGIQDETIVLYFSDNGPNGFRWNGDMKGKKGSLDEGGVRSPFVIRWTGHIPAGRQVNQVAGAIDLLPTLTDLAGIKRPEPKPIDGVSLKPLIMGNANSWPNRMIFSSLRQRVSVRTDQYRLSEKGQLYDMTQDPGQRKDIAGERPEVTQKLKQAVKDWKKSVWPDGYPQDSRPFLIGYGGAKSTQLPARDAISHGEIKRSSRHPNCSFFYNWTSPQDSITWDAEVDQAGTYEAILYYTCPAGDVGSTVELSFKDSRLTGKITEAHDPPLVGAEQDRAQRSESLVKDFQPLVLGNIQLSKGTGELTLRALEIPGEQVMDFRLLILNRID; from the coding sequence TATTGTTGTCTTCCTTGCAGATGACCAGGGCTGGGGAGATGTCAGTCATAATGGCAACACGAATCTGCATACTCCGAATATTGATTCGCTCGTAAAAGAGGGTGTGCGGTTTAATCACTTTTATGTAGGCGCGGTCTGTGCCCCCACTCGTGCTGCCTTTCTCACCGGACGCTACCACGCCCGCACCGGGACGACCGGAGTTTCCAAAGGGGAAGAACGCTTCAATTCCGATGAATTTACGGTGGCCCAGGCGTTCAAGGCAGCCGGCTATGCGACCGGCGCTTTTGGCAAATGGCATAACGGCACTCAATATCCGAATCATCCCAATGCCAAAGGCTTTGATGAGTATTACGGATTCACTTCAGGACACTGGGGACACTACTTCAGCCCCATGCTCGATCACAATGGTACGTTTGTGAAAGGTGAGGGATACATTACCGATGACCTCACCAGCAAAGCGATTGCCTTCATCGATCAGCAGGTAAAACGCGACAAACCGTTCTTTACCTATCTGCCTTACTGCACTCCTCACTCCCCCATGCAGGTCCCTGACGAATACTGGGATCGTTTTTCAGAGAAAAAGCTGAAGATGCATCATCGCGACCCGGAGAAAGAACAGTCAGATCATCTCCGCGCTGCGCTGGCCATGTGTGAAAATGTGGACTGGAACGTCGGACGCGTCTTGAAGAAACTGAATCAACTCGGAATCCAAGATGAGACCATCGTGCTCTACTTCTCCGATAATGGCCCCAACGGTTTTCGCTGGAACGGGGACATGAAAGGCAAGAAAGGTTCGCTGGATGAAGGCGGTGTGCGCTCTCCGTTTGTGATCCGCTGGACCGGACATATCCCCGCAGGACGTCAGGTGAACCAGGTCGCTGGTGCGATTGATCTCCTGCCAACCTTGACCGATCTGGCTGGGATTAAACGTCCCGAACCAAAGCCGATTGACGGCGTGAGCCTCAAACCGTTGATCATGGGGAACGCCAATTCCTGGCCGAACCGGATGATCTTCTCCAGCCTGCGTCAGCGAGTCAGTGTCCGTACCGATCAGTATCGGCTCTCTGAGAAAGGACAACTCTATGACATGACTCAGGATCCCGGCCAGCGGAAAGACATCGCCGGTGAACGGCCTGAAGTTACTCAGAAGCTCAAACAGGCAGTCAAAGACTGGAAAAAGTCAGTCTGGCCTGACGGCTATCCCCAAGATAGCCGTCCTTTCCTGATTGGGTATGGCGGCGCGAAATCGACTCAACTGCCTGCCCGTGATGCCATTTCTCACGGTGAGATCAAACGTTCGTCCCGGCATCCCAACTGCAGCTTCTTTTACAACTGGACCAGCCCACAAGACAGCATCACCTGGGATGCAGAAGTGGATCAGGCAGGCACATACGAGGCGATACTCTATTATACCTGCCCGGCAGGTGATGTCGGTTCGACCGTCGAACTGAGCTTCAAAGACAGTCGCCTGACAGGCAAGATTACTGAAGCGCACGATCCTCCTCTCGTTGGTGCAGAACAGGACCGGGCGCAACGATCAGAGTCCCTGGTCAAGGATTTTCAGCCACTGGTCTTAGGGAACATCCAGCTTTCCAAAGGGACTGGTGAGTTGACCCTGCGGGCACTTGAGATCCCTGGTGAGCAGGTGATGGACTTTCGTCTGCTGATTCTAAACCGCATCGATTAG
- a CDS encoding matrixin family metalloprotease: protein YGWFVDGTPLDSSEFTLLDGSLLAGSGSDAFGQMDLLTVVMHELGHTLGLEDLDSDGTLMSESLDVSERRLPSADDLDDFFSGIAGGDNPLLD from the coding sequence TTACGGCTGGTTCGTCGATGGGACGCCGCTGGACAGCAGCGAGTTCACACTGCTGGACGGCAGCCTGCTGGCCGGTTCCGGCAGCGACGCCTTTGGTCAGATGGATCTGCTGACAGTCGTAATGCACGAGCTGGGTCACACACTGGGTCTGGAAGACCTGGACTCAGACGGTACCCTGATGAGCGAGTCGCTGGACGTCTCCGAACGTCGCCTGCCGAGTGCAGACGATCTCGACGACTTCTTCAGCGGCATCGCCGGCGGAGACAACCCGCTGCTGGACTAA